The following proteins are encoded in a genomic region of Devosia lucknowensis:
- a CDS encoding SRPBCC family protein: MDDRTTNDVVQAHGTDVVRHSDRELRITRTFDSPARLVFRAWSTPELLMRWWAPKSFGITFISCEADVRTGGTYRFVFGPPQSEQPMAFFGKYLEVVQDARIVWTNEEGEAGSVTTMTLTEKDGKTHLVLSDLYPSKEALDEAIASGSTGAYPEQFDELDGLLVELHQGQG; the protein is encoded by the coding sequence ATGGACGACAGAACGACCAATGACGTCGTGCAGGCACACGGGACCGATGTGGTCCGTCATTCGGACCGCGAATTGCGCATTACGAGAACCTTCGACAGTCCGGCGCGCCTGGTTTTCAGGGCCTGGAGCACCCCGGAATTGCTGATGCGCTGGTGGGCGCCAAAATCGTTCGGCATCACGTTCATCTCGTGCGAAGCCGACGTGCGGACCGGCGGTACGTATCGCTTCGTTTTTGGGCCCCCTCAATCCGAACAACCGATGGCGTTCTTCGGCAAGTATCTCGAGGTTGTCCAGGACGCCAGGATCGTCTGGACCAATGAAGAGGGCGAGGCGGGGTCCGTGACGACGATGACGCTCACGGAGAAGGACGGCAAGACGCACCTGGTGCTGTCCGACCTTTACCCAAGCAAGGAAGCGCTGGACGAGGCCATCGCCTCGGGCAGCACGGGCGCCTACCCTGAACAGTTTGATGAGCTGGACGGGTTGCTGGTGGAGCTCCACCAAGGCCAAGGGTGA
- a CDS encoding NAD-glutamate dehydrogenase, whose amino-acid sequence MSNAIEAHILAQANSSAIDDSSLRLMLTRAIAAIDPDDLARQDPTTLIGALTTTHARLIAAPVETTRVLATRPATPGEPLVIDIIGPDMPFIVDSALAALRAAGGVIRLFAHPVLHVSRGQVVSEGGAAVSMLHIQSDPVADVDGLVAELEATLRDVARAVADWQPMLERVRKAVSGLGVLRPAQRDEAAHFVEWLTEHNFTFLGMREYRLAGHALEPVAGSGLGIMRNDDLRVLRSGPDFVESTRQLVDFVEGPDPVLVTKANLRSRVHRRAHMDYVGIKLFDAAGEACGELRVVGLYTAQALATPHTDVPLIRRKIAEVMRQSGVDPLGHAGRTLLGALDSYPRDELFQVDTEQLAEFAEAIAGLYDRPRVRVLPRIDRFDNFVSILVYVPRDRYDGAVRARITRYLAEAYDGRVSAFYPHFPEGELVRLHVIIGRNGGPTPQPERRELEAGVETLTHDFSDMLLAASDEPGAVSDWKQAFSGAYQSRNGTEDALRDIAVFQGLGDDGIAIRLARRSGTDGALGLKFYHEGTAIPLSDRVPMLEHFGFRVIDERTYTIVPRDGVERYLHDMVLELADDRASDPLARAPAIEAGLLAVWAGEAESDQLNSLVTLAGVDWREAALLRALSRYLRQVGTSYSQRYIAQVMVTQSGAARALTELFAALHAPGLENREAAAEAARAAIASELETISSLDEDTIVRRFQNLIEASLRTNAWQRDADGQRRPALAIKFDSSKIEGMVAPRPYREISVYSPRVEGVHLRFGAIARGGIRWSDRPEDFRTEVLGLVKAQQVKNAVIVPVGAKGGFVPKRLTTGMAREAFMAEGTESYRIFIGALLDVTDNLVEGQVVPPVDVVRRDGDDPYLVVAADKGTASFSDIANSIATARNFWLGDAFASGGSAGYDHKKMGITARGGWEAVKRHFRELNRDIQREPFTVVGVGDMSGDVFGNGMLLSKAIRLVAAFDHRDIFIDPEPDAASSFVERQRLFALPRSSWQDYDKALISRGGGVFSRALKSIPLSPEMKALLGLDGDAATPNAVMRAILGAQVDLLWFGGIGTYIKAADEDDARVGDRANDAIRLTADQVRARVVGEGANLGVTQRGRIAYALGGGRINTDAIDNSAGVNSSDLEVNIKIALASVVASGQLDMERRNTFLASMTDEVAALCLRNNYLQTLALSLAERAGLADLPDHRVLIESLEERGLLNRDVEFLPSDAQLDARSAEGTALTRPELAVILAYAKLTLFDDLMDGTAIDEPYLAGELFRYFPETLHQTYGDAVQHHRLKREVIATVLANAMINRGGPAFVSELTAATSASAGEVALAYAAVRDTYGLTALNTAIDALDGSVPGAVQLALYAQVETLLRQETLWFLRNGSVAEGLAGLVERHRAGVVELAAAQGLLPDAQRVALDGRVSGLVAHGVPEDLARRIGELPFISHASDIVLVAERSGVDVPAAARAFFGVAGLFGLFRIIEDGRAIVLADRFDRMALDRALANVMRALRDLTGDVIKAGSIDLFVDQKPVAVARTVASVKDLTEGAITVSRLSVAAGLLADLARE is encoded by the coding sequence ATGTCGAATGCAATCGAAGCGCACATCCTAGCGCAGGCGAATTCGAGCGCGATCGACGATTCCAGTCTCAGGCTGATGCTGACACGGGCCATTGCGGCTATCGATCCCGATGACCTGGCGCGGCAGGACCCCACGACCCTGATCGGCGCGTTGACCACCACGCATGCCCGCCTCATCGCAGCGCCGGTGGAAACGACACGGGTGCTCGCCACGCGCCCGGCAACGCCGGGAGAGCCGCTGGTCATCGACATCATCGGGCCGGACATGCCCTTTATCGTCGACAGCGCCCTCGCCGCCCTGCGCGCGGCCGGCGGGGTGATCAGGCTTTTTGCCCATCCGGTGCTGCACGTTTCTCGCGGGCAGGTGGTCAGCGAAGGCGGCGCGGCCGTCAGCATGCTCCATATCCAGTCGGACCCGGTGGCCGACGTGGATGGCCTTGTCGCCGAACTCGAGGCGACCCTGCGCGACGTGGCGCGGGCCGTTGCCGACTGGCAGCCGATGCTGGAGCGGGTGAGAAAAGCGGTGTCCGGATTGGGCGTGCTGCGCCCGGCGCAGCGCGACGAAGCCGCCCACTTCGTGGAATGGCTGACAGAGCACAATTTCACCTTCCTGGGCATGCGCGAATATCGGCTCGCGGGGCACGCGCTGGAACCGGTCGCAGGCAGCGGGCTGGGAATCATGCGGAACGACGACCTGCGTGTCCTTCGGAGCGGCCCGGACTTCGTGGAAAGCACGCGGCAGCTGGTCGACTTCGTCGAAGGGCCCGATCCGGTGCTGGTAACAAAGGCGAACCTGCGCTCGCGAGTGCATCGTCGCGCGCACATGGACTATGTCGGCATCAAGCTGTTCGATGCAGCCGGCGAGGCCTGTGGCGAGTTGCGCGTGGTCGGCCTTTATACCGCCCAGGCGCTGGCAACGCCGCATACCGACGTACCGCTGATCCGGCGCAAGATCGCCGAAGTGATGCGGCAGTCCGGGGTCGATCCGCTGGGACATGCGGGGCGCACGCTGCTTGGGGCACTCGACAGCTATCCGCGCGACGAGCTGTTCCAAGTGGATACCGAGCAGCTGGCCGAATTTGCCGAGGCGATCGCCGGGCTCTACGATCGACCCCGGGTGCGGGTGCTGCCACGCATCGACCGGTTCGACAATTTCGTTTCCATCCTCGTCTATGTGCCGCGCGACCGCTATGACGGTGCGGTGCGCGCGCGTATCACGCGCTATCTCGCCGAGGCCTATGATGGCCGGGTTTCGGCCTTTTACCCGCATTTCCCGGAGGGAGAGCTCGTAAGGCTGCACGTGATCATCGGGCGCAATGGCGGACCGACGCCGCAGCCCGAGCGGAGAGAGCTGGAGGCCGGCGTCGAAACGCTGACGCATGATTTCTCGGACATGCTGCTGGCGGCATCGGATGAACCCGGGGCGGTCAGCGACTGGAAGCAGGCCTTCTCGGGCGCCTATCAGAGCCGCAACGGCACGGAGGACGCGCTGCGCGACATTGCCGTGTTCCAGGGACTGGGCGACGACGGGATCGCCATCCGGCTGGCACGGAGAAGCGGCACGGATGGGGCCCTGGGCCTCAAGTTCTACCACGAGGGAACGGCCATTCCGCTGAGCGACCGCGTGCCGATGCTGGAGCATTTCGGCTTCCGGGTGATCGACGAGCGCACGTATACGATCGTGCCACGCGACGGGGTGGAGCGTTATCTCCACGACATGGTGCTCGAGCTTGCGGACGACCGCGCGAGCGATCCACTGGCGCGCGCGCCGGCGATCGAGGCAGGGCTGCTGGCCGTCTGGGCCGGGGAAGCGGAGAGCGACCAGCTGAATTCACTGGTCACCCTGGCCGGGGTCGACTGGCGCGAGGCGGCGCTGCTGCGGGCACTCTCGCGCTATCTGCGGCAGGTGGGAACGTCCTATTCGCAGCGCTATATCGCGCAGGTGATGGTGACGCAGAGCGGCGCCGCGCGGGCGCTGACCGAACTTTTTGCGGCGCTGCACGCTCCCGGTCTCGAGAACCGCGAGGCGGCGGCTGAGGCTGCCCGGGCCGCCATTGCGTCGGAGCTCGAAACCATCTCCTCGCTCGACGAGGACACGATCGTCCGGCGGTTTCAGAACCTCATCGAAGCGTCGCTGCGCACAAATGCCTGGCAGCGTGACGCGGACGGACAGCGACGGCCGGCGCTGGCGATCAAGTTCGACAGTTCCAAGATCGAGGGCATGGTCGCGCCCCGCCCCTATCGCGAGATCTCGGTCTATTCGCCACGCGTCGAGGGCGTGCATCTGCGGTTCGGCGCCATCGCTCGCGGCGGCATCCGCTGGTCGGACCGGCCGGAAGATTTCCGTACCGAAGTGCTGGGACTGGTCAAGGCGCAGCAAGTCAAGAATGCCGTCATCGTGCCGGTCGGGGCCAAGGGCGGGTTCGTTCCCAAACGCCTGACCACAGGCATGGCCCGCGAGGCGTTCATGGCGGAAGGCACCGAAAGCTATCGCATCTTCATCGGTGCTCTGCTTGATGTGACCGACAACCTGGTCGAGGGCCAGGTAGTGCCGCCAGTCGATGTCGTGCGCCGCGATGGCGACGATCCCTATCTCGTTGTCGCTGCGGACAAGGGTACCGCGAGTTTCTCGGACATCGCCAACTCCATTGCCACGGCGCGCAACTTCTGGCTGGGCGATGCCTTCGCCTCAGGTGGGTCGGCGGGTTACGACCACAAGAAAATGGGCATTACGGCGCGCGGCGGCTGGGAGGCTGTCAAACGGCACTTCCGCGAACTCAACCGCGACATCCAGCGCGAGCCCTTCACCGTCGTGGGTGTCGGCGACATGAGCGGCGACGTGTTCGGCAACGGCATGCTGCTGTCGAAGGCAATCCGGCTCGTTGCGGCCTTCGACCATCGCGACATCTTCATCGATCCCGAACCGGACGCAGCCTCCAGTTTTGTCGAGCGGCAGCGGCTGTTTGCGCTGCCGCGGTCGAGCTGGCAGGACTATGACAAGGCGCTGATCTCGCGTGGCGGCGGGGTGTTCTCGCGCGCGCTCAAGTCCATCCCACTCAGCCCGGAGATGAAGGCGCTGCTGGGACTCGACGGGGACGCAGCCACGCCAAACGCCGTGATGCGGGCGATCCTGGGAGCGCAGGTAGACCTGCTCTGGTTCGGCGGCATCGGCACCTATATCAAGGCCGCCGACGAGGACGATGCACGGGTCGGCGACAGGGCCAATGACGCGATCCGATTGACCGCCGATCAGGTCAGGGCCCGCGTGGTCGGGGAAGGCGCGAACCTGGGCGTGACCCAGCGTGGTCGCATCGCCTACGCACTGGGCGGCGGCCGCATCAACACCGACGCTATCGACAATTCGGCAGGCGTCAATTCGTCGGACCTCGAGGTCAACATCAAAATCGCGCTGGCATCGGTCGTGGCATCAGGTCAACTCGACATGGAGCGACGAAACACCTTCCTCGCCTCGATGACCGACGAGGTGGCGGCCCTCTGCCTGCGGAACAACTACCTGCAGACGCTGGCGCTGTCGCTCGCCGAGCGCGCAGGCCTTGCCGACCTTCCCGATCATCGTGTGCTGATCGAGAGCCTCGAAGAGCGCGGCCTGCTCAACCGGGACGTCGAGTTTCTCCCCAGCGATGCGCAACTCGATGCGCGCAGCGCCGAGGGCACGGCGCTGACCCGTCCGGAACTGGCCGTGATCCTTGCCTATGCCAAGCTGACGCTGTTCGACGACCTCATGGATGGCACCGCAATCGACGAGCCATACCTGGCAGGTGAGCTGTTCCGCTATTTCCCCGAAACACTGCACCAGACGTATGGCGATGCGGTCCAGCACCACCGGCTGAAACGCGAGGTCATCGCGACGGTCCTCGCCAATGCGATGATCAATCGCGGCGGGCCGGCGTTTGTCTCGGAGCTGACGGCTGCGACCTCCGCCAGCGCGGGCGAAGTGGCCCTCGCCTATGCGGCAGTGCGCGACACCTATGGCCTGACCGCACTCAATACGGCCATCGACGCGCTGGACGGGTCGGTGCCTGGTGCGGTGCAACTGGCGCTCTATGCGCAGGTAGAGACGCTGTTGCGTCAGGAAACCCTGTGGTTCCTGCGCAATGGATCGGTCGCCGAGGGGCTTGCGGGCCTTGTCGAGCGTCATCGCGCAGGCGTAGTCGAACTGGCGGCTGCACAAGGGCTGCTTCCCGATGCGCAGCGCGTCGCGCTCGACGGACGGGTCAGCGGACTGGTGGCTCACGGCGTGCCCGAGGACCTGGCGCGGCGGATCGGCGAACTGCCGTTCATCAGCCATGCCAGCGATATCGTGCTGGTAGCCGAGCGAAGCGGTGTCGACGTTCCCGCTGCAGCGCGCGCCTTTTTCGGCGTTGCCGGATTGTTCGGACTGTTCCGCATCATCGAGGATGGACGCGCTATCGTGCTGGCCGACCGATTCGACCGCATGGCGCTGGACCGGGCGCTGGCAAACGTGATGCGCGCCTTGCGCGACCTCACCGGCGACGTGATCAAGGCAGGCAGCATCGACCTGTTCGTGGATCAGAAGCCGGTGGCCGTGGCGAGAACCGTCGCGTCGGTCAAGGACCTGACAGAAGGCGCGATAACGGTGTCCCGTCTCAGCGTGGCCGCCGGCCTTCTGGCGGATCTGGCGCGGGAGTAG
- a CDS encoding family 43 glycosylhydrolase: MSAPIFRDPIEDGAADPVVVRREGTDEWWMFYTNRRAGAEGPKFSWIHGSAIGLAMSIDGGASWHYRGTVAGLDDPADTPGGNTHWAPEILFAEGQYHMFLSYISGVPDDWRGIPRTMTHFTSPDLVRWTRVGPINLSSRRVIDACVFKCPDGRWRMWYKDEAAGSSTWSASSADLFDWQLEGRVLAGSPYGDPHEGPNVFALGGYYWLIVDEWHGQGVFRSDDTRLWKRQGLIGADPGAHEADQRYMRHADVLAFRDHAAMFYFTHPEWDERSQAEGPPDVAARRTAIHQARLTVVDGVLLCDRDVPAGVGLLG, from the coding sequence ATGAGCGCACCGATCTTTCGTGATCCGATCGAGGATGGCGCGGCGGACCCTGTCGTGGTGCGCCGCGAGGGCACCGACGAATGGTGGATGTTCTACACCAACCGGCGGGCCGGTGCGGAGGGGCCGAAATTCAGCTGGATCCACGGCTCGGCCATCGGGCTGGCGATGAGCATCGACGGCGGGGCGAGCTGGCACTATCGCGGCACGGTGGCGGGGCTCGACGATCCGGCCGACACGCCCGGCGGCAATACGCACTGGGCGCCGGAAATCCTGTTCGCCGAGGGACAGTATCACATGTTCCTGAGCTATATTTCCGGGGTGCCGGACGACTGGCGGGGCATCCCGCGGACGATGACGCATTTCACGAGCCCCGATCTGGTGCGCTGGACCCGGGTCGGGCCGATCAACCTGTCGAGCCGACGGGTGATCGACGCGTGCGTGTTCAAGTGCCCCGACGGGCGCTGGCGCATGTGGTACAAGGATGAGGCGGCGGGATCGAGCACCTGGAGTGCGTCGAGCGCGGATCTGTTCGACTGGCAGCTCGAGGGCCGCGTGCTTGCCGGCTCGCCCTATGGCGATCCGCATGAGGGGCCGAACGTTTTCGCTCTGGGCGGCTACTACTGGCTGATCGTGGACGAGTGGCACGGCCAGGGCGTGTTCCGTTCGGACGATACGCGGCTGTGGAAGCGGCAGGGCCTGATCGGGGCTGATCCCGGCGCACATGAAGCGGACCAGCGCTACATGCGGCATGCGGACGTGTTGGCCTTCAGGGACCACGCGGCGATGTTCTACTTCACGCATCCCGAATGGGACGAGCGCAGCCAGGCCGAAGGACCGCCCGATGTCGCGGCGCGCCGCACCGCCATCCACCAGGCGCGGCTGACGGTCGTGGACGGCGTGCTCCTTTGCGACCGCGACGTGCCCGCCGGCGTCGGGCTCCTGGGCTGA
- a CDS encoding RNA polymerase sigma factor, whose protein sequence is MRFVEGTISEPSDATAQLIRLAKSGDARAFERLISEHYLFIYKTAFRWLGHKSDAEDVTQSVCMRLADAISGFDGRSKFTSWLYTITLNTVRDLQRSHKRRGRQIDAVAAVAREEIAPSQEDQLRVNDIWRIVRQLPDKQRDAVLLVFGEQLSQAEAAAIMGCKEVTVSWHIHNARKSLKDLL, encoded by the coding sequence GTGCGATTTGTGGAAGGGACGATTTCCGAGCCGTCTGACGCGACGGCCCAGCTCATAAGGCTGGCCAAAAGTGGCGACGCCCGGGCCTTCGAACGCCTGATCTCCGAACATTATCTCTTCATCTACAAGACCGCGTTCCGCTGGCTCGGACACAAGAGCGACGCCGAAGATGTCACGCAGTCGGTATGTATGCGTCTTGCCGACGCGATTTCCGGCTTTGACGGACGGTCCAAGTTCACCAGCTGGCTCTACACAATCACTCTCAATACCGTTCGGGACCTTCAACGCAGCCACAAGCGGCGCGGCCGGCAGATCGATGCCGTCGCCGCAGTCGCACGAGAAGAAATCGCGCCCAGTCAGGAAGACCAACTGCGCGTCAATGATATCTGGCGTATAGTGCGCCAATTGCCGGACAAGCAGCGCGATGCCGTGCTGCTGGTCTTCGGCGAACAACTCTCTCAGGCGGAAGCCGCCGCCATCATGGGATGCAAGGAAGTGACCGTGTCCTGGCACATCCACAATGCGCGCAAGTCGCTCAAGGACCTGCTATGA
- a CDS encoding helix-turn-helix transcriptional regulator, whose product MALKMHGALSATALGAMLGTTSEAARQQLLRLADEGLVEARSASAGVGRPTQLWTLTPAAQARFPDTHAALTVQLLDIVRTRLGDDALDAIIAVREADTRNSYEAVMVPAADLEGRVATLAAMRSQEGYMAAWSKEADGSFLLVENHCPICAAATACQGFCRAELEVFRSVLGTGVTVERTEHIVSGGRRCSYVIKAQTDAAV is encoded by the coding sequence ATGGCGCTCAAGATGCATGGCGCGCTCTCGGCGACTGCATTGGGTGCCATGCTCGGTACGACGAGCGAAGCTGCACGGCAGCAGCTCCTTCGGCTTGCAGATGAGGGCCTGGTGGAGGCGCGCAGCGCCTCGGCAGGCGTGGGTCGGCCGACGCAGCTCTGGACGCTCACCCCAGCCGCACAGGCGCGTTTTCCCGATACCCATGCCGCACTCACCGTCCAGCTGCTCGACATTGTCCGCACGCGGCTCGGCGATGACGCGCTCGATGCCATCATCGCGGTGCGCGAAGCCGATACACGCAACAGCTATGAGGCGGTCATGGTCCCGGCCGCGGATCTCGAGGGGCGTGTTGCGACCCTAGCAGCCATGCGCAGCCAGGAGGGCTACATGGCCGCCTGGAGCAAGGAGGCGGACGGCTCCTTCCTGCTAGTCGAAAATCACTGTCCGATTTGTGCCGCTGCAACGGCCTGCCAGGGCTTCTGTCGCGCCGAACTGGAAGTTTTCCGTTCGGTATTGGGCACCGGTGTCACCGTCGAGCGCACCGAACATATCGTCTCGGGCGGCCGCCGCTGCTCCTATGTCATCAAGGCCCAGACCGATGCCGCCGTCTGA
- a CDS encoding group III truncated hemoglobin — translation MPPSDRPPVGTQLHRIGWETPEGLDETMIRAVVDEFYTRARRDDVVGPIFNSVIPDAEWPGHLDKISDFWSSMLLGSGRYAGRPMPKHMAIPNLGDAHFMRWLRLFRETVEELCPPDIAALFIERSERIGNSFRMNISMRRGDDITLMGPLKREAPPTWKPE, via the coding sequence ATGCCGCCGTCTGATCGTCCCCCTGTCGGCACGCAGCTGCATCGTATCGGCTGGGAAACGCCCGAGGGTCTCGACGAGACCATGATCCGTGCCGTTGTCGACGAATTCTATACCCGTGCAAGGCGCGACGATGTTGTCGGCCCCATCTTCAATTCCGTTATTCCCGACGCCGAGTGGCCGGGCCATCTCGACAAGATTTCCGATTTCTGGAGCTCCATGCTGCTCGGCTCCGGGCGCTATGCGGGCCGCCCGATGCCCAAGCACATGGCAATCCCCAATCTTGGCGATGCGCATTTCATGCGCTGGCTGCGCTTGTTCCGTGAAACCGTCGAGGAACTTTGCCCGCCTGATATAGCGGCACTTTTCATCGAACGCTCCGAGCGGATCGGCAATTCGTTCCGCATGAACATTTCCATGCGCCGCGGCGACGACATCACGCTCATGGGGCCGCTCAAGCGCGAAGCGCCACCGACCTGGAAACCGGAATAG
- a CDS encoding flavin reductase family protein: MPDFELPDTMALRPLRRPTVSDGEFRTAMSGLASGVTVVTARRGDERVGRTATSVMSLSAQPPALLVSIDIVSRLADLIAKTGGFSLAMLSTEQTDVADAFAGQVPAEQRFAIGDWGAWPSGQPQLRGTVTSLDCEVIGAMETGTHVLFAGAIVEAESDPGRAPLIWQRHGYRELAGID; the protein is encoded by the coding sequence ATGCCCGATTTCGAACTTCCCGACACCATGGCCCTGCGGCCGCTGCGCCGACCGACGGTGAGCGACGGGGAATTTCGCACGGCGATGTCCGGACTGGCGTCTGGCGTGACGGTGGTGACGGCACGGCGCGGCGACGAGCGTGTCGGGCGGACCGCCACATCGGTGATGTCGCTTTCGGCGCAGCCGCCAGCGCTGCTCGTTTCCATCGATATCGTCAGCCGGCTGGCCGACCTGATCGCCAAGACGGGCGGCTTCTCGCTGGCCATGCTGAGCACGGAGCAGACCGATGTCGCCGATGCGTTTGCCGGACAGGTTCCGGCGGAACAGCGGTTCGCAATCGGCGACTGGGGCGCATGGCCGTCAGGCCAACCGCAGCTGCGTGGAACCGTCACTTCGCTCGACTGCGAGGTGATTGGCGCGATGGAAACGGGAACACATGTGCTGTTCGCGGGCGCAATCGTGGAAGCGGAAAGCGACCCGGGCCGCGCGCCGCTGATCTGGCAGCGTCATGGATATCGTGAGCTTGCAGGGATCGACTGA
- a CDS encoding superoxide dismutase, which produces MTFTLPALPYSPAALGERGMSQETLELHHGKHHQAYVTALNGFVEKNPDLQGKSLEEIVAFANGKADMAPVFNNAGQHWNHIHFWNALSPTGGKLPGKLEAKIVEDFGSVDAFKESFKTAATTQFGSGWAWLVLGQDGKLKTTKTPNGSNPLATGEGKVLLGLDVWEHSYYVDFRNRRPDYVSNFLDKLANYEFAEANLG; this is translated from the coding sequence ATGACCTTTACGCTTCCCGCCCTTCCCTATTCCCCGGCGGCCCTCGGCGAGCGCGGCATGAGCCAGGAAACGCTCGAGCTGCACCATGGCAAACATCACCAGGCCTACGTGACGGCGCTCAACGGTTTCGTCGAGAAGAACCCTGACCTGCAGGGCAAGTCGCTGGAAGAGATCGTCGCTTTCGCAAACGGCAAGGCCGACATGGCTCCGGTTTTCAACAATGCCGGTCAGCACTGGAATCACATCCATTTCTGGAATGCGCTGTCTCCCACTGGCGGCAAGCTGCCGGGCAAGCTGGAAGCCAAGATCGTCGAAGACTTCGGCTCGGTCGATGCCTTCAAGGAGAGCTTCAAGACCGCCGCCACGACCCAGTTCGGATCGGGCTGGGCCTGGCTGGTGCTTGGCCAGGACGGCAAGCTCAAGACCACCAAGACTCCGAACGGCTCCAACCCACTGGCGACCGGTGAGGGCAAGGTGCTGCTCGGTCTCGACGTGTGGGAGCACTCCTACTACGTGGACTTCCGCAATCGTCGTCCAGACTATGTCAGCAATTTCCTCGACAAGCTCGCGAACTACGAATTCGCGGAAGCCAACCTGGGCTGA
- a CDS encoding ArsR/SmtB family transcription factor, which produces MVQYLDARFDASFAALSDATRRGVLEQLGRSDASVSDLAERFDMTLTGMKKHVDVLVRAGLVTTEKVGRVRTCRLGAARLEDEMAWIENYRQLWAARFDGLDAVIEDLKQQEKCDGRQNDQ; this is translated from the coding sequence ATGGTTCAGTATTTAGATGCCCGTTTCGATGCTTCCTTCGCTGCCCTTTCGGACGCGACCCGTCGTGGCGTGCTCGAACAGCTCGGCCGGTCGGACGCTTCGGTCAGCGACCTCGCCGAACGCTTCGATATGACCCTCACGGGCATGAAGAAGCATGTCGACGTGCTGGTGCGGGCGGGCCTCGTGACGACCGAGAAGGTGGGCCGCGTGCGCACCTGCCGGCTCGGCGCGGCCCGGCTCGAAGACGAAATGGCGTGGATCGAGAACTACCGGCAGCTCTGGGCTGCGCGCTTCGACGGGCTGGATGCGGTCATCGAGGACTTGAAACAACAGGAGAAATGCGATGGACGACAGAACGACCAATGA
- a CDS encoding alpha/beta fold hydrolase, whose product MVFQDDALFDFAANGPPALPPDGAYLDRDGVRVWFGDYGRGPAVILAHGGMGNAGNFGHQVPALLDAGYRVIAIDSRGHGRSDWDGGAFSYAQFADDALAILDHLGIERAALVGWSDGACTGLALAKAHPERVAGVFYFACNVDASGSRPFVMTDTIGRCLERHKKDYAALSPYPARFEAMSAALQVMQRTQPDYSRADLAAIDVPVTVAWAEADEFILPDHARYIARTIPGARLVELPDVTHFAPVQRPAQFNAAVLDFLDALAF is encoded by the coding sequence ATCGTGTTCCAGGACGACGCATTGTTCGACTTCGCCGCCAACGGACCGCCGGCACTGCCGCCTGATGGCGCTTACCTGGACCGTGACGGGGTTCGTGTGTGGTTCGGGGACTACGGGCGCGGACCGGCCGTGATCCTTGCGCATGGCGGCATGGGGAATGCAGGAAATTTCGGGCACCAGGTGCCCGCGCTCCTCGATGCCGGGTACCGGGTGATCGCGATCGACAGCCGCGGGCATGGCCGCAGCGACTGGGACGGGGGCGCCTTCTCCTACGCACAATTCGCGGACGATGCGCTGGCGATACTCGACCATCTGGGCATCGAGCGGGCAGCGCTGGTGGGCTGGAGCGACGGCGCCTGCACGGGACTGGCGCTGGCGAAAGCGCATCCGGAGCGGGTGGCGGGTGTGTTCTATTTCGCGTGCAATGTGGATGCGAGCGGGTCACGACCGTTCGTCATGACCGACACGATCGGTCGATGCCTCGAGCGGCACAAGAAGGACTATGCCGCCCTCTCGCCCTACCCGGCGCGGTTCGAGGCGATGAGCGCGGCGCTGCAGGTGATGCAGAGGACGCAGCCGGACTACTCAAGGGCTGACCTTGCGGCGATCGATGTTCCGGTCACCGTCGCATGGGCGGAAGCGGACGAGTTCATCCTGCCCGACCACGCGCGGTACATCGCCCGGACCATCCCCGGCGCACGGCTGGTGGAACTCCCCGACGTCACGCATTTCGCGCCCGTGCAGAGGCCCGCACAGTTCAATGCCGCGGTGCTCGACTTCCTGGACGCGCTAGCCTTCTAG
- a CDS encoding DUF6894 family protein, translating into MPRYYFHYRTESALIRDEAGSEHASLEDAEHMAAEMGRAIIEKIAGEGGEMDEPRSIEITDASGEDLLYVVFWAGPQIDDGSATPIVPATVH; encoded by the coding sequence ATGCCGCGCTATTATTTCCACTATCGAACCGAGAGTGCGCTGATCCGCGACGAGGCGGGGAGCGAGCACGCGAGCCTGGAAGACGCCGAGCACATGGCGGCGGAAATGGGGCGCGCAATCATCGAAAAGATCGCCGGCGAAGGCGGGGAAATGGACGAGCCGCGTTCGATCGAGATTACCGATGCCAGCGGCGAAGACCTGCTCTACGTGGTGTTCTGGGCAGGGCCGCAGATCGACGACGGGTCGGCAACGCCGATAGTTCCGGCAACGGTGCACTGA